The proteins below come from a single Streptomyces sp. SCSIO 75703 genomic window:
- a CDS encoding sugar ABC transporter permease gives MSIDKTSTSAEETAVENPEAAAAAVTAVDPRLLVREQGLAGYVGEFKRKLKAGDLGSIPVVIGLLVIWAIFTSLNGNFLTAGNFSDMSVAMVGTGMIAVGIVFVLLLGEIDLSVGSVSGVAGATFAVLSVTHGMNEVLALVLAILTGTAAGAIHGFFFARIGVPAFAVTLAGLLFWQGFMLQILGSNGTINLDSEGLVAQLTSHYFSDVAAAYGLAVVVTAGYFLTAFFGNRRREAAGVPSRPLSETIVRTVLLAVLAFAVAIVFNQHKGLPLAVVIFLAVLLLTDFVLRRTAYGRKVFALGGSVEASRRAGINVELVRISVFAIAGTFAAIGGLFVASKIASANQGAGTGEFLMNVIAAAVIGGTSLFGGRGRTWNALLGVMVIVSIQYGLALEGIASPVQYMITGGVLLATVVIDAVTRKTQKTAGRA, from the coding sequence GTGAGCATCGACAAGACCTCCACGTCCGCCGAGGAAACCGCGGTGGAGAACCCCGAGGCGGCAGCCGCCGCCGTCACCGCGGTCGACCCGCGGCTGCTCGTGCGCGAGCAGGGCCTCGCCGGCTACGTCGGCGAGTTCAAGCGGAAGCTGAAGGCCGGCGACCTCGGGTCGATACCGGTCGTCATCGGCCTGCTGGTCATCTGGGCCATCTTCACCAGCCTGAACGGCAACTTCCTCACCGCCGGCAACTTCTCCGACATGTCGGTCGCCATGGTCGGCACCGGCATGATCGCCGTCGGCATCGTCTTCGTCCTGCTGCTCGGCGAGATCGACCTGTCGGTCGGCTCGGTCAGCGGTGTCGCGGGCGCCACCTTCGCGGTGCTCAGCGTCACCCACGGGATGAACGAGGTCCTGGCCCTCGTCCTGGCCATCCTCACCGGCACCGCCGCGGGCGCCATCCACGGCTTCTTCTTCGCCCGCATCGGCGTCCCCGCCTTCGCCGTCACCCTCGCCGGACTGCTGTTCTGGCAGGGCTTCATGCTCCAGATCCTCGGCAGCAACGGCACCATCAACCTCGACTCCGAGGGCCTGGTCGCCCAGCTCACCAGCCACTACTTCAGCGACGTGGCCGCCGCCTACGGACTCGCGGTCGTCGTCACGGCGGGCTACTTCCTCACCGCCTTCTTCGGCAACCGCCGCCGCGAGGCCGCCGGGGTGCCGTCCCGCCCGCTGAGCGAGACGATCGTGCGCACCGTGCTGCTGGCCGTCCTGGCCTTCGCCGTCGCCATCGTCTTCAACCAGCACAAGGGCCTGCCGCTGGCCGTCGTGATCTTCCTCGCGGTCCTGCTGCTCACGGACTTCGTGCTGCGCCGCACCGCCTACGGCCGCAAGGTCTTCGCGCTCGGCGGCAGCGTCGAGGCATCCCGCCGCGCCGGCATCAACGTGGAACTGGTCCGGATCTCGGTCTTCGCCATCGCCGGCACCTTCGCCGCGATCGGCGGCCTCTTCGTCGCCTCGAAGATCGCCTCCGCCAACCAGGGCGCGGGCACCGGTGAATTCCTGATGAACGTCATCGCCGCGGCCGTCATCGGCGGCACGTCCCTCTTCGGCGGGCGCGGCCGCACCTGGAACGCCCTCCTGGGTGTCATGGTCATCGTCTCGATCCAGTACGGCCTCGCCCTGGAGGGCATCGCCTCGCCGGTCCAGTACATGATCACCGGCGGCGTGCTGCTGGCGACCGTCGTCATCGACGCCGTCACCCGCAAGACGCAGAAGACGGCGGGCCGCGCCTAG
- a CDS encoding ROK family transcriptional regulator, translating into METPGSQSSLHRANLERVVRAVRLAGSLTQAEIARTTGLSAATVSNIVRELREGGTVEVTPTSAGGRRARSVSLSGDAGIVIGVDFGHTHLRVAVGNLAHQVLAEESEPLDVDASSTQGFDRAEALVNRLIAATGVEPDKITGVGLGVPGPIDVESGTLGSTAILPGWGGTRPAEELRGRLGVPVHVDNDANLGALGELVWGSGRGVRDLAYIKVASGVGAGLVINGTIYRGPGGTAGEIGHITLDESGPVCRCGNRGCLETFASARYVLPLLQPSHGSDLTMEGVVRLAREGDPGCRRVIADVGRHIGSGVANLCNLLNPSRVVLGGDLAEAGELVLAPIRESVGRYAIPSAARQLSVLPGALGGRAEVLGALALALGEMGDSTLLDGTAAGSLSTAAPAFT; encoded by the coding sequence GTGGAGACTCCCGGGTCGCAGTCGTCGCTGCACCGAGCCAACCTGGAACGGGTCGTACGAGCGGTACGGCTCGCCGGTTCGCTCACGCAGGCGGAGATCGCGCGGACGACGGGCCTGTCCGCCGCGACCGTCTCCAACATCGTCCGCGAACTGCGCGAGGGCGGGACGGTCGAGGTCACCCCCACCTCGGCGGGCGGCCGGCGGGCCCGCAGCGTCTCCCTGAGCGGGGACGCCGGGATCGTCATCGGCGTGGACTTCGGGCACACGCACCTGCGCGTCGCGGTCGGGAACCTCGCCCACCAGGTGCTCGCCGAGGAGTCCGAGCCGCTCGACGTCGACGCCTCCTCCACCCAGGGCTTCGACCGGGCGGAGGCGCTGGTCAACCGCCTGATCGCGGCGACCGGCGTCGAACCGGACAAGATCACCGGGGTGGGGCTGGGCGTCCCCGGCCCGATCGACGTGGAGTCCGGCACCCTCGGCTCCACCGCCATCCTGCCCGGCTGGGGCGGCACCCGGCCCGCCGAGGAGCTGCGGGGGCGGCTCGGCGTGCCGGTGCACGTGGACAACGACGCCAACCTCGGCGCCCTCGGCGAACTGGTCTGGGGCAGCGGCCGGGGCGTGCGGGACCTGGCGTACATCAAGGTCGCCAGCGGCGTCGGCGCCGGTCTCGTGATCAACGGCACCATCTACCGGGGCCCCGGGGGCACCGCCGGCGAGATCGGGCACATCACCCTGGACGAGTCCGGACCGGTCTGCCGCTGCGGCAACCGCGGCTGCCTGGAGACCTTCGCCTCCGCGCGGTACGTGCTGCCGCTGCTCCAGCCGAGCCACGGCAGCGACCTGACGATGGAGGGCGTGGTCCGGCTGGCCCGGGAGGGCGACCCCGGCTGCCGCCGGGTCATCGCCGACGTGGGCCGCCACATCGGCAGCGGTGTCGCCAACCTGTGCAACCTGCTCAACCCGAGCCGGGTGGTCCTCGGCGGGGACCTCGCCGAGGCCGGCGAACTGGTCCTCGCGCCGATAAGGGAGTCCGTGGGCCGCTACGCCATCCCCAGCGCCGCCCGCCAGCTCTCGGTGCTCCCGGGGGCGTTGGGCGGCCGGGCCGAGGTGCTGGGCGCGCTCGCCCTCGCTCTCGGCGAGATGGGTGATTCGACGCTTTTGGACGGGACGGCCGCGGGGTCGCTGTCCACAGCCGCTCCTGCCTTCACTTAG
- a CDS encoding carbohydrate ABC transporter permease, translated as MTTTETPASPPAGPGAAPKSARAAGPRTARKEGTTLNVFSHGVLVIWAIMVALPLVWAVMTSFKDDAAIFGSPWSLPDRLRFDNWSRAWSQAHMSDYFLNTALVVGGSLVGTLVLGSMAAYVLARFDFPGNRFVYYLFVGGMSFPIMLALVPLFYVVDNMGLLNTIHGLILVYIAYSLPFTVFFLTAFFRTLPTSVAEAAFVDGASHSRTFFQVMLPMAKPGLISVGIFNFLGQWNQYMLPTVLNTDPDKHVLTQGLVQLAVSQGYKGDWSGLFAGLVMAMLPVLAAYIVFQRQVVTGLTAGALK; from the coding sequence ATGACGACGACCGAGACCCCCGCGTCCCCGCCCGCCGGCCCCGGCGCGGCCCCGAAGAGCGCCCGCGCCGCCGGGCCCCGGACGGCGAGGAAGGAGGGCACGACCCTCAACGTCTTCTCCCACGGCGTCCTCGTCATCTGGGCGATCATGGTCGCCCTCCCGCTGGTGTGGGCGGTGATGACCTCTTTCAAGGACGACGCCGCCATCTTCGGCTCGCCCTGGTCGCTGCCCGACAGGCTGCGCTTCGACAACTGGTCGCGGGCCTGGTCCCAGGCCCACATGAGCGACTACTTCCTCAACACCGCGCTGGTGGTGGGCGGTTCGCTGGTGGGCACCCTGGTGCTGGGCTCCATGGCCGCCTACGTGCTGGCCCGCTTCGACTTCCCCGGCAACCGGTTCGTCTACTACTTGTTCGTGGGCGGCATGAGCTTCCCGATCATGCTCGCCCTGGTGCCCCTGTTCTACGTGGTGGACAACATGGGGCTGCTGAACACGATCCACGGGCTGATCCTCGTCTACATCGCCTACTCGCTGCCCTTCACGGTCTTCTTCCTGACCGCGTTCTTCCGCACCCTGCCGACCTCGGTGGCGGAGGCCGCCTTCGTCGACGGCGCCTCGCACAGCCGCACCTTCTTCCAGGTCATGCTGCCCATGGCCAAGCCGGGGCTGATCAGCGTGGGGATCTTCAACTTCCTGGGCCAGTGGAACCAGTACATGCTGCCCACGGTGCTCAACACCGACCCGGACAAGCACGTCCTCACCCAGGGCCTCGTGCAGCTCGCCGTCAGCCAGGGCTACAAGGGCGACTGGTCGGGCCTCTTCGCCGGACTGGTCATGGCCATGCTCCCCGTACTGGCCGCGTACATCGTCTTCCAGCGCCAGGTCGTCACCGGTCTCACGGCCGGCGCCCTGAAGTAG
- the ngcE gene encoding N-acetylglucosamine/diacetylchitobiose ABC transporter substrate-binding protein has product MGTMSAENGTDGVGRRDLIKRSAALGLISVPAMGFLSACASGGGDDQKKAGAGKKTAKNPLAVNETAPMEFVLFDGGFGKEYAEDAVKVYESNFPGAKTKFSATQKIQSTLQPRFNQGTPPDLIDNSGAEQMDMGVLVSKNQLADLTPLLDAPSYDDPSKKVRDTLRPGIVQMGQFDGEKVWILYYAYTVYGVWYSQKALASLDAEYPKTWDEMLAVCEKAKKKGIAGWTYAGKYPYYVPFSLYPMIGKVGGAEVLDAIDNLEPNAWKHPAVKACFEAYYELYRKGYVLKGTPGLDHIQSQTAWAKGKALFLPNGSWVENESANVIPADFDLAVSAPSGLDDGDKMPFGTLWASGGEPFIVPAKAANAPGGMEQLRIMLGEESSKNFTGKVKSLTAYNGGTDGVELTPGLKSGVAALELAGDNVVNPRLQDWYVQLQKEKIGVSGLGEMMAGRLTPAEAIKKIQGFADEAAKDSSVKHYKHQ; this is encoded by the coding sequence ATGGGAACGATGTCCGCCGAGAACGGTACCGACGGTGTCGGCCGCCGCGATCTGATCAAGCGGTCCGCCGCGCTCGGACTGATCTCCGTACCGGCCATGGGCTTCCTGTCCGCCTGTGCGAGCGGTGGCGGGGACGACCAGAAGAAGGCCGGGGCGGGCAAGAAGACCGCGAAGAACCCCCTCGCCGTGAACGAGACCGCCCCGATGGAATTCGTGCTCTTCGACGGCGGATTCGGCAAGGAGTACGCCGAGGACGCGGTCAAGGTCTACGAGAGCAACTTCCCCGGCGCCAAGACGAAGTTCTCCGCCACCCAGAAGATCCAGTCGACGCTCCAGCCGCGTTTCAACCAGGGCACGCCGCCCGACCTGATCGACAACTCCGGCGCGGAACAGATGGACATGGGCGTGCTCGTCTCCAAGAACCAGCTCGCCGACCTCACCCCGCTGCTGGACGCCCCCTCCTACGACGACCCGTCGAAGAAGGTCCGCGACACCCTGCGCCCCGGCATCGTGCAGATGGGTCAGTTCGACGGCGAGAAGGTGTGGATCCTCTACTACGCCTACACCGTCTACGGCGTCTGGTACTCGCAGAAGGCGCTCGCCTCGCTCGACGCGGAGTACCCGAAGACCTGGGACGAGATGCTCGCGGTCTGCGAGAAGGCGAAGAAGAAGGGGATCGCCGGCTGGACCTACGCGGGCAAGTACCCGTACTACGTCCCGTTCTCGCTGTACCCGATGATCGGCAAGGTCGGCGGCGCCGAAGTGCTCGACGCCATCGACAACCTGGAGCCGAACGCCTGGAAGCACCCCGCGGTCAAGGCGTGCTTCGAGGCGTACTACGAGCTGTACCGCAAGGGGTACGTGCTCAAGGGCACCCCGGGACTGGACCACATCCAGTCGCAGACCGCCTGGGCCAAGGGCAAGGCGCTCTTCCTCCCCAACGGCTCCTGGGTGGAGAACGAGTCCGCCAACGTCATCCCCGCCGACTTCGACCTGGCCGTCTCGGCCCCCTCGGGTCTGGACGACGGCGACAAAATGCCCTTCGGCACACTCTGGGCCTCCGGCGGCGAGCCGTTCATCGTGCCCGCCAAGGCGGCCAACGCCCCCGGTGGCATGGAGCAGTTGCGCATCATGCTCGGCGAGGAGTCCTCGAAGAACTTCACCGGCAAGGTGAAGTCGCTGACCGCGTACAACGGCGGCACCGACGGCGTCGAGCTGACCCCGGGCCTCAAGTCCGGTGTGGCGGCGCTGGAGCTGGCCGGCGACAACGTGGTGAACCCGCGGCTCCAGGACTGGTACGTGCAGCTCCAGAAGGAGAAGATCGGCGTCTCCGGCCTCGGCGAGATGATGGCCGGCCGGCTCACCCCGGCCGAGGCGATCAAGAAGATCCAGGGCTTCGCCGACGAGGCGGCCAAGGACTCGTCGGTCAAGCACTACAAGCACCAGTGA
- a CDS encoding substrate-binding domain-containing protein, with translation MRRAAFAVAAGAMAVSLAACGSAKESGDKKDASAAPAGKGDAITVGLLLPENQTARYEKFDKPLIEKKVKELTNNKGKVVYANAKQDASLQNQQVDTMVTNKVDVLVVDAVDAKAIAGSVKKAKDAGIPVVAYDRLAEGPIDAYTSFDNVTVGKTQGEALLEALGDKAKDGQIVMMNGSSTDPNAAQFKEGAHSVLDGKVKIGREYDTKEWKPENANANMEGAISALGKDKIVGVYSANDGMAGGIITALKAAGIADIPVTGQDAELAGVQRIVAGEQFMSVYKSYPQEAAVAAEMAVALAKGEPLDMAKDKADSATNKGIPTVLVPVVSLTKDNVNDTVIKEGYYTLDEICTDKYKAACEKAGLK, from the coding sequence ATGCGCCGTGCCGCCTTCGCCGTTGCCGCCGGTGCGATGGCCGTCTCGCTCGCCGCTTGTGGCAGTGCCAAGGAGTCCGGCGACAAGAAGGACGCGTCCGCCGCGCCCGCCGGGAAGGGCGACGCCATCACGGTCGGCCTGCTCCTGCCGGAGAACCAGACCGCGCGGTACGAGAAGTTCGACAAGCCCTTGATCGAGAAGAAGGTCAAGGAGCTGACGAACAACAAGGGCAAGGTCGTCTACGCCAACGCCAAGCAGGACGCCAGCCTGCAGAACCAGCAGGTCGACACCATGGTGACCAACAAGGTCGACGTGCTGGTCGTGGACGCGGTGGACGCCAAGGCCATCGCCGGCTCGGTGAAGAAGGCCAAGGACGCCGGCATCCCGGTCGTCGCCTACGACCGCCTGGCCGAGGGCCCGATCGACGCCTACACCTCGTTCGACAACGTGACCGTGGGCAAGACGCAGGGCGAGGCCCTGCTGGAGGCGCTGGGCGACAAGGCCAAGGACGGCCAGATCGTCATGATGAACGGCTCCTCGACCGACCCCAACGCCGCCCAGTTCAAGGAAGGCGCCCACTCCGTCCTCGACGGCAAGGTCAAGATCGGCCGCGAGTACGACACCAAGGAGTGGAAGCCGGAGAACGCCAACGCCAACATGGAGGGCGCCATCTCCGCCCTCGGCAAGGACAAGATCGTCGGCGTCTACTCCGCCAACGACGGGATGGCGGGCGGCATCATCACCGCGCTGAAGGCCGCGGGCATCGCCGACATCCCGGTCACCGGTCAGGACGCCGAACTCGCGGGCGTGCAGCGCATCGTCGCGGGCGAGCAGTTCATGAGCGTGTACAAGTCCTACCCGCAGGAGGCCGCGGTCGCCGCCGAGATGGCCGTCGCCCTCGCCAAGGGCGAGCCGCTGGACATGGCCAAGGACAAGGCCGACAGCGCCACCAACAAGGGCATTCCGACGGTGCTCGTCCCGGTCGTCTCGCTGACCAAGGACAACGTCAACGACACCGTCATCAAGGAGGGTTACTACACCCTCGACGAGATCTGCACGGACAAGTACAAGGCCGCCTGCGAGAAGGCCGGCCTCAAGTAA
- a CDS encoding sugar ABC transporter permease, translating to MQHGKYRFVVGFLAVPLGLYTLFVVWPFVQSIYYSFTDWTGLSPDFRMVGFDNYSRMLDDDIFWKSLLHSVMFALLVPLVTLGLALFLSFMINVGGRRRRGGPAITGVRGSGFYKIVYFFPQVLSIAIVALLFAFAYNPDSGAVNSLLRGIGLDGVQPLWLGDPDLALWCVMAVLVWSTVGFFVVLFSAGMASIPVELYEAALLDGASRFVTFFRVTLPLLWDTVQSGWVYMGILALGAESFAVVQIMTTGPGGPDYSTTVMVLYVYQKAFRDGQAAYATTIGVALLVVTLAFAAVVMRLGRRERLEY from the coding sequence ATGCAGCACGGAAAATACCGCTTCGTCGTGGGGTTCCTCGCGGTCCCCCTCGGGCTGTACACGCTCTTCGTCGTGTGGCCGTTCGTCCAGTCCATCTACTACTCGTTCACGGACTGGACGGGACTGAGCCCCGACTTCCGGATGGTCGGCTTCGACAACTACTCCCGCATGCTCGACGACGACATCTTCTGGAAGTCGCTGCTGCACAGTGTGATGTTCGCCCTGCTGGTGCCGTTGGTCACCCTCGGCCTGGCGCTGTTCCTCTCCTTCATGATCAACGTCGGCGGGCGGCGCCGCCGCGGGGGACCGGCCATCACCGGCGTCCGCGGCTCCGGGTTCTACAAGATCGTCTACTTCTTCCCACAGGTGCTCTCCATCGCGATCGTCGCCCTGCTCTTCGCGTTCGCGTACAACCCGGACAGCGGAGCCGTCAACTCCCTGCTGCGCGGCATCGGTCTCGACGGGGTCCAGCCGCTGTGGCTCGGCGATCCGGACCTCGCGCTGTGGTGCGTGATGGCGGTGCTCGTCTGGTCCACGGTCGGCTTCTTCGTGGTGCTCTTCTCCGCGGGCATGGCCTCGATCCCGGTCGAGCTGTACGAGGCGGCGCTGCTGGACGGGGCGAGCCGCTTCGTGACCTTCTTCAGGGTCACCCTGCCGCTGCTGTGGGACACCGTGCAGTCCGGCTGGGTCTACATGGGCATCCTCGCGCTCGGGGCCGAGTCCTTCGCGGTCGTGCAGATCATGACGACCGGGCCCGGCGGACCGGACTACTCGACCACCGTCATGGTCCTGTACGTGTACCAGAAGGCGTTCCGTGACGGTCAGGCCGCCTACGCCACCACGATCGGCGTCGCCCTGCTCGTCGTCACGCTGGCCTTCGCGGCCGTCGTGATGCGGCTGGGCCGGCGCGAGCGGCTGGAGTACTGA
- a CDS encoding ATP-binding cassette domain-containing protein gives MVHVSATPVLALRGVSKRFGAVQALTDVELEVHAGEVVALVGDNGAGKSTLVKTIAGVHPIDEGVVEWDGRPVTINKPNDAQSLGIATVYQDLALCDNIDVVGNLYLGREIRRRGVLDEVEMERRSRELLDTLSIRIPSVRIPIASLSGGQRQVVAIARSMLGEPKLVILDEPTAALGVEQTAQVLDLVERLRERGHAVILISHNMADVKAVADKVAVLRLGRNNGVFEVRSTSQEEIISAITGATDNAVTRRAARTHGEIRK, from the coding sequence ATGGTTCACGTGTCCGCTACGCCCGTGCTGGCGTTGCGCGGGGTCTCCAAGCGATTCGGTGCCGTCCAGGCGCTCACCGACGTCGAGCTTGAGGTCCACGCCGGTGAGGTGGTCGCCCTGGTCGGCGACAACGGTGCCGGAAAGTCCACGCTGGTCAAGACGATCGCCGGCGTGCATCCCATCGACGAGGGCGTCGTCGAGTGGGACGGCAGGCCCGTCACGATCAACAAGCCGAACGACGCCCAGAGCCTGGGCATCGCGACGGTCTACCAGGACCTCGCGCTCTGCGACAACATCGACGTCGTCGGCAACCTCTACCTCGGCCGGGAGATCCGCAGGCGTGGCGTCCTCGACGAGGTCGAGATGGAGCGCCGCTCCCGGGAACTGCTGGACACGCTCTCCATCCGGATACCCAGCGTCCGCATCCCGATCGCCTCCCTGTCCGGAGGCCAGCGCCAGGTCGTGGCCATCGCCCGCTCCATGCTCGGCGAGCCCAAGCTGGTCATCCTGGACGAACCCACCGCCGCCCTCGGCGTCGAGCAGACCGCCCAGGTCCTCGACCTCGTCGAACGGCTGCGCGAACGCGGTCACGCCGTCATCCTCATCAGCCACAACATGGCCGATGTGAAGGCCGTCGCCGACAAGGTCGCCGTGCTGCGCCTCGGCCGCAACAACGGCGTCTTCGAGGTCAGGTCGACCTCGCAGGAAGAGATCATCTCCGCCATCACGGGCGCCACGGACAACGCCGTGACCCGTCGTGCGGCGCGCACCCATGGGGAGATCCGGAAGTGA